ATAATATTTCAAAAGAAAGAAAAGTTTTTGGTTTTGGCGAAATAGATAATCACGCATCAGTTAAAAAGTTCTTTGGTTTTAGTTTTAAAATATTTCCTTTTGAGTTTGCATTTAGCACAATTCGCACGCATCTATTACTTAAAGAAGAGCTAAGCAAAAATACTGCTCAGGGTTGTAAGCAAATAATAGAAGCTATAAAAAACGCAAACGGGTATGTTGCACAGGAGCGCTGGAGTAGCGCAAAGGGTTTTGTTTTTAGAATTAGCGGCTTGCAAACACAAGCGGTATCCGGCGATGATTTTACACTTTGCAACAAAGCAACTTTAGAAGTTAAAGTGCCAAAAAAATGTTTAATAAAAGTAATAAAAGACGGTATAGAAATAAAAGCAAAAAAAAATTCCAGCGCGTTGTGCTTTGAAATATCTCAAAAAGGCAGTTACCGCATAGAAGCATACGCAAAAAGATTTTGTTTTTATAAACCATGGATATTTTCTAACCACATACGAGTAAAATAAAGAGGTTAATATGGAAATAATAGACGGCAAAAAAATTGCAGCGGAAATAAAAGCGGAGCTAAAAGTAAAAGTTGATGAGCTTAAAGCAAAGGGCGCATCGGTTGGCCTTGCTACAATATTAGTTGGCGATGACCCTGCAAGCCATATTTATGTTGGCAATAAAATAAAAACGACAAAAGAGTTGGGCATAGAATCGTTTCACCACCCGTTACTTGCGGGCGCAACCGAAGACGAAATAATTTTGCTTATAAAAAACTTAAATGCCAATGCACGAGTTAGCGGCATACTTTTACAGCTTCCGCTTCCGGCAGGTCAAAATGCGCAAAAGTGTATAGAAGCAATAGACCCGTCAAAAGATGTTGATGGATTGCACCCATACAGCTCAGGTAAATTTTCAGCTGCAAAAAGCTGGAAAGAAATAGAAGAGCAAAACCTTCTGCTCCCTTGCACGCCCCTTGGAGTTATAACTCTTCTAAAAAAATATAAAGTTGAAATTGCCGGCAAAAATGCCGTTGTTGTAGGCCGCTCAAATTTGGTAGGCAAACCCATCGCGTTAATGTTGCTTGCTAACGATGCCACCGTAACAATCGCGCATTCTCGTACAAAAAATTTAAAAGAAGTTTGCGCGCAAGCCGATATTTTAATTGCGGCGATAGGTAAACCAAAGTTTATTACAAAAGATTTCATTAAACCGGGTGCCGTAGTAATTGATGTTGGCGTAAACCGCTTGGCGCAAGGTCTTTGCGGCGATGTTGACTTTGAAGATGCCTCAAAAAACGCAGGGCTTATAACCCCAGTGCCTGGTGGTGTAGGGCAAATGACAATTGCCATGCTTATGAAAAATACTGTTGCGGCTGCGCAAAAGAAAATAAAATTGCATAACACCAAATAAAAGTGGTAAAAATGAAAACACTAAAGCTAAAACCCGTAAAAGTAAGTAAAAAATTATTAGCTATGTTAGAAAAAAGGGGTTTAATAATTACCCCAACCCCGTCAAAAAAAATAATGCAAAACCCGTCGCGCGGCGGGGTGGAAATACTTTATAAAACCGACACCGAGTATGGCACGCATAAAATGATTGCCGTTGGCAAAACCGACACAAACATAATGCTAACCACTCACCCGGATAACGAAGATGTTATATTAATTAACAATACCGGCAAAAAATTTAAGCCACTTTATTTAATAATAGCGATACATAAACAAAGTGAGTTTGAAAAACGCGCAAGAGCCAGAACTTTAAGCCCAAAAGATGTATTGGCAATAGAGCTTGAGTACAACAGCCAAAACTGTTTTTTTACAGTTTTAAAAGATGTTCCTCACTGCGAAATAACCAAACCGGGCAAAGGGCAGTACCCGGTGTTTTTTGTAACTGAACCGTCGGACTTAAAAATGGATATAGTAAAGTGTCCGCAGTATAGTTTTGAACTCGTAGGTAATAAATAAGCAGTGCGCCTAATATAGTTTGTTATATAGGAAAGCATATCACTCACGGTAACTGTTTTATTTTGTCATCTCGACGAATGAAGTGAGGAGAGATCTTTCCTCTAAGGTTAAAAATAAAACAAAGCAACAACAAGATACCTCGCTGTGCTTCGGTATGACAATATGGTTTTATAAAACAGCATAAGTGTTAAAACAAAAATCCTCGTTTTGTGAATAAATAACAGGAGATTATATGGAATTAAGAGCTTTAATAAACATTTTTGTACCGATAATTACCGCGCTTGTATTTTTTTATATGGCAATGGAAATAAAACGAGTTAGCAAAGTGCGTGCGTTAATTTTTGGTGAAATTGGTTATAAAAAGGTCTTTACCGCGTTTTTAATGTTTGCCATATATTTTGCCACACGGCCTTTGCAAAATCTAATCGGCCCTCACCCATGGCCAATGATTATAAACTCGTCAAGACAGTTTTTTTTAATGGCGGTAATAGCACCGGCAATTTTTGTAAGTATATTACACTGGATCCCAAGTGAAAAAGGAACATCAAAAGCGCTTGAGTACGCCTCTTTTGCATTTGGCTTTTTTTCAGCATTAATTTTTATTTTAATAAACAATGTTGCAATTACTGGTTCAAAAGAACTTGGGGATTTTTTTGGTATGAAGGTTTACGACGCAGTTTGGTTTAGTGGTTCTCAAATGAGAGTTGAACTAATGATTGCGCACCTTATAACACAGCTTATTTCACCGGTTGGTTTTTTTGTGCTCTCTGCCTCTTATGTGCGCCACAGAAGGCATAATTACATACTTAGCGAGGTTTATAACCTTATGCCTCTTAAGTGGAAATATCTTGAAACTGGACTGATTGTGTTTATTGGTGCGTGGGTATTAGCCGGCATTGCGGCTATTTTTGGCGGGTATTATACTTATCTTTGGCTTATATATTTTGGCGGTTCAATAATTGCTGGAATAATAGAGCTTCGTGGCGTTCAACTTCCTCCACGCGAGGCCCCTGCCGATATGAAAAACCTGTCAGCCCGAGGCTGATAATTTCTTTGCAACCTTCGCCGCTTCAACAGCGTCTTTCGCAAACCCATCAGCTCCAATTTCAATCGCAAATTTTTTCGTTACGGGTGCGCCGCCAATCATAATTTTAAAAGCGAGCCCCAAAGAATTCCTTTCCCTAATAATCTTTTCCATTTCAAGCATTGTGGTAGTCATAAGTGAAGAAAGCCCGACAACTGCGGGTTTTTCTTTCTTTGCGGCAGAAATTATATTCTCACAAGAAATATTTTTACCTAAATCAATCACTTGCCAGCCGTGGCTTTCAAGCACTGCGCCGACTATGTTTTTACCAATGTCGTGCACATCTCCATAAACTGTGGCAAGTATTATTTTGCCAAAACCAAAGCCCTTCTCTTTTTTTAACAAAGGTTTAATGTAACCAAAAGCCATCTGCGCCGCTTCTGCCGACATTATAACCTGCGGCAGAAAAAACTCTTTTGTTTCAAATTTGTCGCCTACCTCATTAAGTGCCTTTAAAACTATCTCGTTTGCTACCTCAAGCGGGGAAAGCCCAGAATCTATCGCGGTTTTTGCAAGTGCCGCAGCCGTTTCTTTACTGCCATCTATAATAGCACCATAAAGTGCGGCATCCGGCGAAAGTTTTATGTTTTCTTGCACAGGGGCTCTTTTAAAACTTCCGTGTTTTGCTATATATTTTTTTGCTCCATGGTCTAAACCAAGCAGTAGCGCTTTTGCCTCATCATCAAAAACACTCCAATTTTCGTGAGGGTTAAGTATTGCCATAGTAAGCCCGGCTTCTTTGGCAAGGGATAGGCAAGTTGAGTTTATCGCCTGCCTGTTTGGCAGGCCAAAAGAGACATTTGAAAGGCCAAGCACAGTTTTATTTTCCGGGTGCGTTTTTTTAAAATCCATAATTGTCGCAAGTGTTTGGTTTACTTGTTCAGGCGCCGCACTTGCCGATAACATAAGAAAGTCAAAAACAATTTCAGAGGTTTTAAAACCAGCTTTATTTGCTTGTGCGATAATACTATCTGCAATTGAGAGGCGCTCGGCTTTATCGCACGGAAGGCCTTTTTCGTTTGAAGCAAGAGCTATTATTGCCGCGCCGTACCTTTTTGCAAGAGTAAAAATTTTATTCGCTTTTTCGGTTTCACCGTTAATTGAATTTATAAGTGGTTTGCCTGCACACATTTTAAGCCCGGCCTCAAGAGCGTCAACAGAGCTTGAGTCGAGGCAAAGCGGTGCCTGCACCGTTTCTTGAATTTCGCGCACAGCTTTTCCCATAAGAACTTTTTCATCGGCGCCAGGTATACCCATGTTAATGTCTAAGAGTTGCGCACCTGCACTTTCCTGGTTGCGTGCCTCTTTTCTTAGGGTTGTAAAATTTCCGGCAGAAAGTTCTTCTTGAAATTGTTTGCGGTTGGTTGGGTTTATTCGTTCGCCAATTACCGCAAAAGAGTTTTCTTTAAGGTTTATAGCTTTTGTGCGCGAGGCAAGAAAAAAGTTTTCAGGAACGCTTTTTACAACTGGCTTTTTGCCTTTAAGCGCGAGAGATAGTGCGTTTATAAATTCCGGTGTTGTGCCGCAACAGCCGCCAAGCATAGCTGCACCATTTGCGTAAGCGCTTACGCAGGCACTAACAAATTCGTCGGCGGTTCCGGGGAAAACTGTTTGGCGGTTAATAAGTTTTGGCATCCCGGCGTTTGGCTTAAAAGAAAGGGGGAGTTTTGTAATTGAGAGAATCTTCTGCGCTAATACAGCCATCTGCGCAGGACCAACCGAGCAGTTCATACCAATAGCGTCTGCACCCATAGCTTCCATTAATGTCACAAAAACAGTTGTGTCTGTACCTGTAACGGTCGTGCCTTCCGCGGTAAATGTCATTTGCACAATAACGGGGCCATTAAAGTTGTCTTTTGCTGCAAGCAATGCGGCTTTAAGCTCTCTGGTTTCCGTCATTGTCTCAATAATAATCGCATCTGGTGCGGCTTTTGCAAGAGCTTTTGCCTGCTTGGCAAATATGGCGTATGTTTGGTCAAATGTCAGCGGCCCAAGGGGTTCAAGGTAAGAACCAACAGGGCCCATATCGGCAAAAACGAGAGCATTAAACTTTTCTGCCTCTTTTCGTGCAATTTGCACACCGGCAATGTTTATTTCTTCAATCTTGTTTTGTAAATTATAATCGGAAAGTTTTTTTTCATTTGCGCCAAATGTGTTTGTAATAACCGCATTTGAGCCGGCTTCAAGGTAACTACGGTGCAGCTCAGCAATGCGTTCCGGGAATTTAATGTTTAGCTCTTCGGGCGCAAGGGCATTGCTTAAGTATCCAAGCTTTTGCAATTGTGTTCCCATAGCACCGTCTAAAATTAACACTTGTTTTCTTAATAGGTTTTTAAATTGTTCTTTGTTCATTTCTCATCCTATTTGTCATCTCGAGGAGCGAAGCGACGAGAGATCTCTTCCGCTTGTCTTTTATAAATTCCTAAAATTGCAGAAACAGATTTTTCAGGCAGCATCTGAAACGACGGCGTAAGTTTTATTCCTATTGCTTGTGCCCCTATCCAAGTCAAGAAATCTTTTTGTGCGTTAAGCGGCCAATTTCCATAACCGGGGGAAAAACGCATAGTTGTTAGGCTACCAACGAGTTCAGCTTCAGTTTTTATCTGTTGGTTTGTAATTTCCGCAAGCTCTTCTGCCGCAACCGAGCCGATGGCATCAAGCATAAGCGCGCGGCTTGTCTCTTTTTCGTTTATGTATTCGTTGCGTTTTTCTTCAAGCGCCGGCCCGATGGTTACGGCAAAACCATAAGCCAAGTGGCAGTTTGCAAGAAGGTTGGCAATATCTTTGCTTTTAATTTCAAAGCTTGGCTCAATCAATATGGTATCATCGGTGATAATTTTAAAAGCAGAAAACGCAATTGCCTGCTTAGGCACAATTATTTTTTTTGCAATAGAAATTTCTTGTTCAAGTGCCACAGTGGTTTTTTGGTCAATTACGGTTTTTCCGTTTGCAAAGCCAAGGCGCGCAAGCACTTTATTGTAAGGAATTTTAAGGTTATTGATAGTTTGCACCTGCTAAATATACAAAATCAACCGCCACCGCGCAACAAAACGAGTTAAAAAATAGTTTAAGTTGCTCTTTGCACACTTAAAGTTAATTTTGTAAAATCGCTCATAAGAACTATCAATAATAAATTCAATATCGGAGAAAAGAAATGAAAAAACTTGTACTTATCAGGCACGGCGAAAGCACCTGGAACAAAGAAAATAAATTTACCGGTTGGACAGATGTTGACCTTTCCGAGAAGGGTACAGAAGAGGCAAAAACCGCAGGTTTGCTTATGAAAAAAGAAGGGCTTATTTTTGATATGGCCTACACCTCAGTTTTAAAGCGGGCAATCCGCACACTTTGGTATAGCATGGATACAATGGATCTTATGTGGATACCTGTAGTTCGCTCTTGGCGTTTAAACGAAAGGCACTACGGTGCGTTGCAGGGCTTAAACAAAGCAGAAACTGCCGCAAAGTTTGGCGACGACCAAGTAAAAATATGGAGAAGAAGTTACGACATCCCGCCTCCTGCTCTTGAAATAAATGACCCTCGCCACCCGGGTAAAGACCCTCGGTATGCTTCACTTAGCAAAAATGAACTTCCATTAACAGAATGCCTCAAAGATACTGTTGCGAGAATTGTGCCTTTATGGGAAAACGAAATTGCCCCGGCAATAAAATCGGGCAAACGGCTTTTAATAGCTGCGCACGGGAACAGTTTGCGTGCTATTGTAAAATATTTGGACAATGTTTCAGATAAAGACATTCTTGAGCTAAATATCCCAACTGCAATACCGCTTGTTTATGAACTTGACGATAATTTAAAACCAATTAAACATTACTATCTTGGAGATCCTGAAGCGATTAAAAAAGCAATGAACTCTGTTGCAAATCAAGGCAAATCAAAGTAAAAAAGGGAGCCCCATATGCAAAAATTATTTTCCACAACTCTTTTGGTGTTGTTATTTGCAAGCTTGGTCGCGTATGCCAAGGTGCCGCAAAACAACGAAACGCTTTATCAATACTCCACAATTGCGGCGTTGCAAGCCGGAATTTACGATGGAGAAATAACTGTAGGCGATTTAAATTCAAAAGGTAACTTTGGTATCGGCACTTTTAATGCCCTAAACGGTGAAATGATAATATTAGAGGGTACCTGTTACCAAATAAAAGATGACGGGCTTGTTTATGTGATGGACAGAACAAAATATGTTCCATTTGCAATGATAACGGTGTTTAACGCCGATAAAGTTTTAGTTGCAAAAGGTGAGCAAAGCAGAAAGCAACTTGAAGAGCTTATTAACAGTAAAATTACATCTAAAAATATAGTTTGCGCTATAAAAGTGCACGGATTGTTTAAAACAATAAAAACAAGAAGTGTGGCAAAACAGAGTAAACCATATAAGGGCCTTAATGAGGTTTTAAAAACGCAATCGGAGTTTGAATATTTAAATGAATCCGGGACATTGGTTGGCTTTAGAATGCCAAAAGCATTTGATGGGGTAAATGTAGCCGGCTACCACTTTCATTTTATAGCTGATTCAAGGAAAACCGGCGGCCATGCATTGGACTTTGTTGCTAACAACGTGGATGTAGAAGTGGACGAAACACCCGACTATTATTTACAACTTATGCAAAGCGATGATTTTTTAAAAGCACAACTTGATTCACAGGGACCTGAGTCGCAAACTGGCCCTGCCGTGGAACCCGAGCAACAACTAACGCAGCCATGACAATAAAAAAATTCGCCTACACACAACAGCTAGGGTGGTCGGTTTCGCGCTTTGATAAATTTACTGCCTGCAAACGACAGTACTACTACGATTATTACGGTTCTTTTGATAATGAGTTTGGTAAAGAAAAAATTGACCATTTAAAAAAGCTTACCTCTCTTGCGCTTGAAGCAGGCAACATTACGCACGATGTAATTAAAGCATTGCTTGAGCGGTTATTAAAAAGCGAAAAACCCATAAACAGGGCAAGGTTTATTAAATATGCCCGCAAATGCGCAAACGACTACTGCGCAAAAAAAATATTTTCGGAAGTTTATTACCATACAAAACCTTCAGTATTGCCGCAAGATGTGCTTGTAATAGTTGAACCAGCGTTGATGAACGCGCTAAATAGCCCTCGTTTTGAGTGGATTAGTAAAAATGCAATCGCGAATAAGGATGGCTGGGTAATAGAGCCTGCTGGATATGGCGAAACAAGAATAAATGGCATAAAGGCATATTGTAAGGTAGATTTTCTTTTTCCAATACAAGATAAATATTACATACTTGACTGGAAAACCGGCAAAAAAGATGAAATAAAACACAAAAAACAAATGCTCGGTTACACCACATGGGCATCGTACCATTTTGATACCACCGCAGATAAAATACTCCCGTTTGTTGCTTACTTAATTCCAAATTACCAAGAACTCAGTTTTACATTCACGCAAAATGACATTTCAGATTTTGCGCAAAGGGTAGAAAAAGAAATAAAGCAACTGCACTCGTACTGCTTAGACCCCGCCTCAAACATACCTCTTGAAAAAAAAGAGTTCACGCAAACAGAAAACTTAAAAATATGCGGCTATTGCAATTACCGAGAGCTTTGCCGCAGATAACGCCAAAACAACCTACAAACAAAAATGAACCTCAAAAAAAACTCAATACTTTTCCAAAAGCGTGTTTTTGGCTCAAGCGCGCTAAAGCAATATGTATTTTCATATCCGCTTGAAGTAATAGCTTGCCACAAAGCCAATGATATAGAAATCTGCTTATTAAAAATTGAAGAAAAAATAAAAGCCGGTTTTTGGGTGGCAGGTTTCATAAGTTATGAGGCAGGAGTATTTCTTAACGGCATAGTGCCATCAAAAATAAATACTTCAAAAATGCCGCTGCTTTGGTTTGGTGTGTATAAAAAGGTTTCAACAAAGTTGTCAACTGACAAAATAAAAAGCGAAAATGATAACAGTAAGAATATTGGTGTAAATAAAATAAGCTTTGACACAACGCGTGAGCAATACATAAAAAAAATAGGCCAAATTAAAAAGTTAATTGCGCTTGGCAAAACTTACCAGGTTAACTTTACTTTTATGTGCCGGTTTGAATACTCCGCGGAACCGCTTGAACTTTATAACAACCTTGCGCGAAGGCAGAGCGTTGACTACGGTGCGCTCATACATACTTCAGATTTTTCTATACTTTCCCTATCTCCCGAGCTTTTCTTTGAAAAAAACAGAAATAAAATTACCATGCGCCCTATGAAAGGCACCGCAGAGCGCGGTATAAACAGCGCAAGCGATATGCTTGCCGCAAGCGTTTTAGAAAAATGCCCAAAAAATAGGGCAGAAAACATAATGATTGTAGATATGGTTAGAAATGACCTTACAAAAATTTGTCGCAGGCAAAGCGTAAAAACAACAGAACTTTTTAAGGTGGAAAAGTACGAAACGCTTTTTCAAATGACTTCAAGCGTTGAAGGTTACCTTAAAGAAAAGTGTAACCTTGTAGAAATTTTTGGAGCCCTTTTCCCTTCAGGTTCCGTTACGGGCGCGCCAAAGCTTGCCACAATTCAGGTAATAGATAAACTTGAAAAAACACCACGAGGTGTTTACACAGGCGCTATTGGCTACTTCGCGCCAAATGGCAAAGCCGAGTTTAATGTTGCAATTAGAACGCTAGTGTTAGATAAAAAAAACAAAACAGGAGTTATGGGTATTGGAAGCGGTATAACATACAGCTCAAATGCCTCTTTGGAGTATGAGGAGTGTTTGCTTAAATCAAAATTTTTGACGCAAAATCAGCTAAAGTTTCAGCTTATTGAAACCATACTGCTCTATAACGATAAATATTTATGGCTTTTAGAGCATTTAAGCCGAATGGCGGGTTCTGCCCGGTATTTTGGTTTTGTGTTTAATTTGCAAAAAACAAAAGCTGAGCTTGAAAAAGTGCGTGCTAAAAACAAAACAGGCAGGTTTAAGGTTCGCCTTGAGCTTTTTAAAAACGGTGAATTTTGTATTAACGCAGACGGTATAAAACCACAAACTTCACAGTTAGAGAAAGCAGCGCTTTCTAAAATAAAAGTTATTTCAACAGATGTATTTCTTTATCATAAAACAACTCAACGCAAAATTTACAACCTTGAGCATGAGCGCGCGCGAAAAAAAGGTTTTTTTGATGTTATTTTTGAAAACGAAAAAGGGCAAATAACCGAAGGTGCCATTACAAATGTTGTAATTCAAAAAGGTAACAAGTATTTTACACCGCCAATATCTTGTGGTCTGCTAGGTGGAATTTATAGGCAGAGTTTACTTGGTGAAAAAATAATACCTAAAAAATATTTTTTACAAAATAGTGGCGTAATTTCGGGCAGGGTTTTTGAAAAAATTATTACAAAAGATGAGTTGCTTAGCGCGGATAAAGTTTTTTTGGTTAATTCGCTGCGAGGGGCAATTGAGGTTGAGGTTTTGTTTAGGTAGGGTTCTGTAACTTTACCATTTTTGTTTGTAAAAATGGCGGAAGGAGAGGGATTTGAACCCCCGGTAGAGTATAACCCTACACTGGTTTTCAAGACCAGCGCCATCAACCGCTCGGCCATCCTTCCTCATTGCATTGGCTGTCAATTATAGCAATTTTCTTGTTTTTTTGTCAGTGGTAAGTGTGCAATTTTATAACTTTGTTTACTTCTTGCCAAAAGTAGAAATTATTATTTTGCAATATAGTTTTTGGTGAAGCTTAAAGGATTACTCTCCAATAATTTTTATAAGCACTCTTTTGTTGCGTTTGCCGTCAAACTCTCCATAAAATATCTGTTCCCATGGGCCAAAATCCAGCATACCTTTGGTAATTGCTACAACAACCTCTCTACCCATCACTTGCCGTTTAAGGTGCGCATGGGCATTATCTTCGCCTGTCAGGTTGTGTGAATATTTTGATAAGGGGCCTTGCGGTGCAAGCTCCTCAAGCCAATTTTTAAAATCTTTGTGCAGTCCGCGTTCATTATCATTTATAAAAACGCTTGAGGTTATGTGCATAGAGTTTACAAGGCACAAGCCCTCTTTAATGCCGCTTTGCTCAATGGCATTTTCAACTTCAGGAGTTATGTTTAAAAATTCCATTTGCTCACTCGTTTTTATCCAAACTTCTTTTCTATAGCTTTTCATCAAACCCTCCGTTTTTTTGTTTGAGAGTCATAAGGAAGTAAAGTCGCCAAAGCGCGCTTGCAATAAGTAAAGCAAGGGCGCATGCGGATGATATAAATTTTCTAATTATTTATTTTTCCAAAGCGGCAGGCCGGTTACTTCATCTTTTGAGCGTTTAAGTTCAACATTTATAATTTCTTCAATGTAGTATTCTGTTGCAAAAACTTTTGTGCCTGGCATAAGATGTCCGCCAAATGCTTGAGCGTTATAATCGGCAAGAACAATGTGCAGGTGGGCAAATATCTCATTTTTATCGTTTAGCGATATGTTTCCGGTGCAAGACGCAATTTCAAGTTTTTTATCAATTTCAACGCAGCCGGTATATTTTTTTTCGCTTTGGCTATAATATCCCAGCTTGGCATTTTGCACGGCCCCAATTGCGTTAATGGTTCCGGCTTTAACTTCATTGCTGCGGCAAAGCTCAGTTAGTTTTTCAAGCAAGTCGTCACCAAATTCAAGCCGGCCTATAAACACTCTGCCATAGCGGCCTTCGTTGCACTTAGACATAAAAATCCTCAAGTTTTGCTTGCGGGTGGTGGTATCTTTTTCTTTTGGCGGTATTTTTACCTTGCTGAATTGATTTTGTTGGGCACCATTGCAAACACGCCATACACGCCTGGCAATTGCCTTGCCATGTTGGTTTGCCGTCAACAAGTATAATGTTCTTTACAGGACATACTTTTGCGCAGATACCGCATTTTGTACAGTTTTGGTCAACCCAAAACTTACTGTCCGATTTGGCAAAAGCTTTAATGCCGCCTTTATATATTATCCCGGAAAAAAGCCAATTTGTGAGAGCAGAACCTTTTTGAATAAAACCTTTCTTACCAGATTTTATATAAGTTGCAATTTTTTCTATTTTCTTATCGGCCTCTGCAAACATTTTTTCCTGCTTACTTTGTGATATTGCGCCATATAATGGTATGTAGTTACCTGGCATAGCAATGCCAAAACCGCAAGCAAGCTTTAAACCTATTTTTTTAAGCATCTTGTCAAAAATACTAAGCGTTGCGCAAGGCATGCCACCATACGTAACAACGGCAAAAATGTATTTAC
The window above is part of the Endomicrobiales bacterium genome. Proteins encoded here:
- the folD gene encoding bifunctional methylenetetrahydrofolate dehydrogenase/methenyltetrahydrofolate cyclohydrolase FolD codes for the protein MEIIDGKKIAAEIKAELKVKVDELKAKGASVGLATILVGDDPASHIYVGNKIKTTKELGIESFHHPLLAGATEDEIILLIKNLNANARVSGILLQLPLPAGQNAQKCIEAIDPSKDVDGLHPYSSGKFSAAKSWKEIEEQNLLLPCTPLGVITLLKKYKVEIAGKNAVVVGRSNLVGKPIALMLLANDATVTIAHSRTKNLKEVCAQADILIAAIGKPKFITKDFIKPGAVVIDVGVNRLAQGLCGDVDFEDASKNAGLITPVPGGVGQMTIAMLMKNTVAAAQKKIKLHNTK
- a CDS encoding homocysteine S-methyltransferase family protein — protein: MNKEQFKNLLRKQVLILDGAMGTQLQKLGYLSNALAPEELNIKFPERIAELHRSYLEAGSNAVITNTFGANEKKLSDYNLQNKIEEINIAGVQIARKEAEKFNALVFADMGPVGSYLEPLGPLTFDQTYAIFAKQAKALAKAAPDAIIIETMTETRELKAALLAAKDNFNGPVIVQMTFTAEGTTVTGTDTTVFVTLMEAMGADAIGMNCSVGPAQMAVLAQKILSITKLPLSFKPNAGMPKLINRQTVFPGTADEFVSACVSAYANGAAMLGGCCGTTPEFINALSLALKGKKPVVKSVPENFFLASRTKAINLKENSFAVIGERINPTNRKQFQEELSAGNFTTLRKEARNQESAGAQLLDINMGIPGADEKVLMGKAVREIQETVQAPLCLDSSSVDALEAGLKMCAGKPLINSINGETEKANKIFTLAKRYGAAIIALASNEKGLPCDKAERLSIADSIIAQANKAGFKTSEIVFDFLMLSASAAPEQVNQTLATIMDFKKTHPENKTVLGLSNVSFGLPNRQAINSTCLSLAKEAGLTMAILNPHENWSVFDDEAKALLLGLDHGAKKYIAKHGSFKRAPVQENIKLSPDAALYGAIIDGSKETAAALAKTAIDSGLSPLEVANEIVLKALNEVGDKFETKEFFLPQVIMSAEAAQMAFGYIKPLLKKEKGFGFGKIILATVYGDVHDIGKNIVGAVLESHGWQVIDLGKNISCENIISAAKKEKPAVVGLSSLMTTTMLEMEKIIRERNSLGLAFKIMIGGAPVTKKFAIEIGADGFAKDAVEAAKVAKKLSASG
- the gpmA gene encoding 2,3-diphosphoglycerate-dependent phosphoglycerate mutase yields the protein MKKLVLIRHGESTWNKENKFTGWTDVDLSEKGTEEAKTAGLLMKKEGLIFDMAYTSVLKRAIRTLWYSMDTMDLMWIPVVRSWRLNERHYGALQGLNKAETAAKFGDDQVKIWRRSYDIPPPALEINDPRHPGKDPRYASLSKNELPLTECLKDTVARIVPLWENEIAPAIKSGKRLLIAAHGNSLRAIVKYLDNVSDKDILELNIPTAIPLVYELDDNLKPIKHYYLGDPEAIKKAMNSVANQGKSK
- the budA gene encoding acetolactate decarboxylase, with protein sequence MQKLFSTTLLVLLFASLVAYAKVPQNNETLYQYSTIAALQAGIYDGEITVGDLNSKGNFGIGTFNALNGEMIILEGTCYQIKDDGLVYVMDRTKYVPFAMITVFNADKVLVAKGEQSRKQLEELINSKITSKNIVCAIKVHGLFKTIKTRSVAKQSKPYKGLNEVLKTQSEFEYLNESGTLVGFRMPKAFDGVNVAGYHFHFIADSRKTGGHALDFVANNVDVEVDETPDYYLQLMQSDDFLKAQLDSQGPESQTGPAVEPEQQLTQP
- a CDS encoding PD-(D/E)XK nuclease family protein, translated to MTIKKFAYTQQLGWSVSRFDKFTACKRQYYYDYYGSFDNEFGKEKIDHLKKLTSLALEAGNITHDVIKALLERLLKSEKPINRARFIKYARKCANDYCAKKIFSEVYYHTKPSVLPQDVLVIVEPALMNALNSPRFEWISKNAIANKDGWVIEPAGYGETRINGIKAYCKVDFLFPIQDKYYILDWKTGKKDEIKHKKQMLGYTTWASYHFDTTADKILPFVAYLIPNYQELSFTFTQNDISDFAQRVEKEIKQLHSYCLDPASNIPLEKKEFTQTENLKICGYCNYRELCRR
- the pabB gene encoding aminodeoxychorismate synthase component I, which translates into the protein MNLKKNSILFQKRVFGSSALKQYVFSYPLEVIACHKANDIEICLLKIEEKIKAGFWVAGFISYEAGVFLNGIVPSKINTSKMPLLWFGVYKKVSTKLSTDKIKSENDNSKNIGVNKISFDTTREQYIKKIGQIKKLIALGKTYQVNFTFMCRFEYSAEPLELYNNLARRQSVDYGALIHTSDFSILSLSPELFFEKNRNKITMRPMKGTAERGINSASDMLAASVLEKCPKNRAENIMIVDMVRNDLTKICRRQSVKTTELFKVEKYETLFQMTSSVEGYLKEKCNLVEIFGALFPSGSVTGAPKLATIQVIDKLEKTPRGVYTGAIGYFAPNGKAEFNVAIRTLVLDKKNKTGVMGIGSGITYSSNASLEYEECLLKSKFLTQNQLKFQLIETILLYNDKYLWLLEHLSRMAGSARYFGFVFNLQKTKAELEKVRAKNKTGRFKVRLELFKNGEFCINADGIKPQTSQLEKAALSKIKVISTDVFLYHKTTQRKIYNLEHERARKKGFFDVIFENEKGQITEGAITNVVIQKGNKYFTPPISCGLLGGIYRQSLLGEKIIPKKYFLQNSGVISGRVFEKIITKDELLSADKVFLVNSLRGAIEVEVLFR
- a CDS encoding secondary thiamine-phosphate synthase enzyme YjbQ, yielding MKSYRKEVWIKTSEQMEFLNITPEVENAIEQSGIKEGLCLVNSMHITSSVFINDNERGLHKDFKNWLEELAPQGPLSKYSHNLTGEDNAHAHLKRQVMGREVVVAITKGMLDFGPWEQIFYGEFDGKRNKRVLIKIIGE
- a CDS encoding DNA-binding protein produces the protein MSKCNEGRYGRVFIGRLEFGDDLLEKLTELCRSNEVKAGTINAIGAVQNAKLGYYSQSEKKYTGCVEIDKKLEIASCTGNISLNDKNEIFAHLHIVLADYNAQAFGGHLMPGTKVFATEYYIEEIINVELKRSKDEVTGLPLWKNK